The genomic stretch CCACGAGCTTTCGATGCCCGAAGAATACATCCACCGGATAGACCCGAATGCCTTTTTAACGGTAATAGGAGCCAACGAAATCCTTGGAAAAGGATTTAAATCGCTCGGAGAGAAAATTCCAGAATAATTTTACTTAGGAAACTTGGAATCATAAGGTTTTATAGAAATAAGCCCTCCGAAACATTTTGTTTTTCATGTTTTAGCAACCATTCCTTGCGCCACAATCCACCACCGTACCCAACAAGCTGCCCTGAGGAACCAATTACACGATGACAGGGGACAACGATGTTAAGGGGATTTTTCCCGTTTGCTGCACCAACAGCACGGGTAAGTTTTTCAGTACCAAGATTCTTTGCAAGACTTTGATAACTTATGGTGGTTCCAAAAGGAATGTTTCGCAATTCTTCCCACACCTTCAGTTGGAAATCCGTCCCCTTAGGGCGAAGAGTCAACGAAAAAGCCTTGCGGGCTCCGGCAAAATATTCCTGTAATTGCTGAATACAGGGTGCGAGGCACCCGGGAATTTCTCCGATATTTTCCGGGGGTTCATTTGAATACATTATGGAAGTTATTCCCAGATTGTTGCCTGTAATTTCCAGCCAGCCAACAGGAGAATTGTAATATGTTTTGTCCATTTGCATTTCAAAAGTAATCGGTTACCTGTTTTTCTTTATCCGTAAGTTGATAATGGCAGAAATGTTTTCAATTGCAATACGATCCTGTTGCATGCTATCGCGTTCGCGTATGGTAACGGTATTGTCTTCCACAGTTTGGTTGTCAACGGTGATACAATAGGGCGTTCCGATGGCATCCTGCCGACGATAACGGCGTCCGATGGTATCTTTTTCTTCATACGCACAAAGGAAATTCTGTTTCAGAACGTCCATTATCTCACGGGCTTTTTCGGGCAAACCGTCTTTGTTTACCAAGGGAAAAACTGCGGCTTTTATCGGTGCCAGTACCGGAGGGATGCGCATTACCACTCGATCCGATCCATCGTCCAGTTTTTCTTCTGTATAAGCGTTACTCAGCACAGCAAGGAAAGTACGGTCGAGACCGATGGAGGTTTCTATTACGTAAGGAACGTAGCTTTCGTTGAGTTCGGAGTCGAAATACTGTATTTTTTTACCTGAGTATTGCTGGTGGGCATTGAGATCGAAGTCGGTGCGGCTGTGGATGCCTTCCAGTTCCTTGAATCCGAAAGGAAATTCAAATTCGATGTCAGTGGCGGCATTGGCATAATGTGCCAGTTTGTCGTGATCGTGGTAGCGGTATTTGTTTTCGGGGATACCCAGGGAATGATGCCATTGCAACCGTTCTTTTTTCCAGAATTCAAACCATTCCAATTCGCTTCCCGGGCGAACAAAAAACTGCATTTCCATTTGTTCAAATTCCCGCATACGGAAAATGAACTGGCGGGCAACGATTTCGTTACGGAAGGCTTTTCCTATCTGCGCAATTCCGAAAGGAATCTTCATCCTTCCTGTTTTCTGTACATTAAGATAATTTACAAAAATTCCCTGTGCAGTTTCCGGACGAAGGTAAATGGCAGATGCCTCTTCGCCTATCGAGCCCATCTGGGTAGCAAACATCAGGTTGAACTGACGTACATCAGTCCAGTTACGTGTGCCTGAAATGGGGCAAACAATTTCCAAATCAATGATTATCTGACGAACTTCTGCCAGGTCGTTTGCTTCCAAAGCAGCCACAAAACGTTTTCTTACCGAATCTATTTTTCCCTGGTATTCTTTCACGCGGGGATTGGTGGCGAGGTACATTTTTTCGTCGAAACTTTCACCGAAACGTTTGGCGGCTTTTCCCACCTCTTTGTTTATTTTGTCTTCAATCTTAGCCAGGTAATCTTCAATAAGCACATCAGCCCGGTAGCGTTTTTTTGAATCACGGTTGTCAATAAGCGGATCGTTGAAGGCATCAACATGCCCCGAGGCTTTCCAAACGGTGGGATGCATAAAGATTGCCGAATCCAGTCCCACGATGTTTTCGTGGTTCTGTACCATGGCTTTCCACCAATAGTTCTTAATGTTGTTTTTCAGTTCAACGCCATTCTGACCGTAGTCGTACACAGCACTCAGTCCGTCATAAATTTCGCTTGACGGGAACACAAAACCATATTCCCTTGCGTGAGAAATGATTTTTCGGAAAAGTTCTTCGTTATTTGCCATGCGGCAAAAGTAGTAAAAAAGATAAAAAATTATATTGAATGAATGATTGATTGACTGTCGGAAAAAATTAGTTTATCAGATTCCTATTTATTGTAAAAATTTTTTATAATCAGAGGTTATCTTTATTTTTTAAAAAGCATTTTTTCTTTCAGCCAGAATTTTTTATATTACCTTTGCCAGATGAAGATTATAGACAATTCCCTGATTACCGAAGAACTGTTTACGATATGCTTTTCGTGCGATCTTGCTGCCTGCAAAGGAGAATGCTGCGTGGAAGGCGATGCCGGTGCACCACTCGAAATGGAGGAAATCTCTATCATAGAAGATAACCTTGAAGCCATTAAGCCATATATGTCGGAAAGTGGGTTGCAGGCAGTGGAAAAGACGGGAGTTTTTGATTATGATGCCTCCGGGCAGTTTGTAACCCCTCTGTTTGACGGGAAAGAATGTGCCTTTGTGTATTTTGAAAACGAAATTGCATTCTGCGCTATCGAAAAAGCCTTCCGGTTAGGGGAAATAAAATTCATTAAGCCAATTTCGTGCCATTTGTATCCCATTCGTATTAAAAAATATAATGGTTTCGATGTATTGAATTACCACCGCTGGCATATCTGTGAATCGGCGGTTACTGCCGGCAAGCGCAATGCAGTTTCATTGTATCGTTTTTTAAAAGAGCCCCTGATACGGAAGTTTGGGGAGGAGTGGTACGAAAAACTTTTGCAGTCGTTACCCGCAACTGGGAAAAAATAGCTGTGTTATTTCTGTTAACGTAGCTCTTTCAAACGTCTTTTTTGTGTGATGGAAAAGGCAGCTACCAACACAAGCAGAATACCCGAAATGTAGTAACAGGCTCTTCCAATGAAATCGCCGTAGCGAACATAAAAAGTTATTGTATCGTTCGCATTGATTTGTTGTTTGATAACAGCGGGAGTCCAGTATGGGGTTGCCTGTGTAATGTCGCCTCTTTGGTTTACAAAAGCGGAAATCCCGGTATTTGCCGAGCGGGCTATGCTTCTGCGGGTTTCTATCGCCCTAAGCGATGAAAAAGTGAGATGTTGGCGATGCCCGGGAGTGTTTCCCCACCATCCGTCGTTAGTAATTACAAAAATTAACTCGGCACCATTGCGGACAAAACTTGCCACATATTCACCGTAAACCGATTCGTAACAAATTATCGGGGCAATGCTTAACTCACCTACTCTGAAAGGAATCTGCAGAGGGTCGGTACCCAGGCTTCCTACCGTACCTCCCAGGTCAATGGCAAAACTTTCCATAAAGGTAAGATACTTTGCAAATGGCATCATCTCAACGCCGGGAGTAAGTTTCGACTTGTGGTGCGTTTGTAAGCCTACTGAAGTGTCAATCAATGCAGCGGTGTTGTAAGCATCATAATATTCGTCAGCATCCCTGAACTTTCGGGCGGTATGGGTAGGCGGCTCGCCGGGCAGAAAGACCTTCCGGGATGAAAGTCCTACCACCATTTTTGTATTGGGAAATTTTCTTAAAAATGTACGTATGCTGTCGAAACTTTTTGATTGGTTCATATAGTTTTCCCAGATATATTCCTGGATGGCACTTTCGGGCGTAACGATGAATTGTACCGAAGAGTCGGTTTTGGTGGCGGCAAGCTGTAGCAACCGCCGTGTAATTTCCTGAGGAGGAAAATCGTATTGTTCGGTATAGGGATTGATATTAGGTTGAACAACCAGTACATTGACGGGTTTTTGCACTTCTGTGTAGGAATTGTACCTGATTACCGAGAAAATCATAGGCACCATTGCCAGCAGTAGTGTTCCCAAGCTATAACCTGCCAGGAGAAGGCTACACTTTTTTTGTACAAACCATTGCCTGTAAAGAAGAAAAATACAAATATTTACCAAAAGTATCCACAGACTTCCGCCTAAAGCGCCAGTATATTCATACCATTGCACCCATTGCGGATAGGAGGCAAAACCATTGCCAAGGTTAAGCCAGGGCCAACTCAGATCCCAGTCGAGGTGGTGAAATTCAAAAGCTGTCCAATACAAAATTAAACCCAGATAGCCCACCCATTGTCTGGAGAAAAGGCGGTGTGTAATATGGAATAATGTAAAAATTGTACTTAAAAACAACGTATTAAAAAGCAGGGCAAAAATAACCCCCACTAAAGTTGAATTGTAAATCCACCAGGTGGTGAATAGGTTCCAGATAAAAAAGCTCAGAAAAGCATATCCAAAGATACCAAAAGCATGGTTAATTTTTCTTTCGGAAAAGTGATAGTATTCAATGATAAGCAACGGAACTAATGCTACAAGCAGGAAAAGGGGAAATCCTCCTGCTGGCCAGGAAACTGTAAGTAGCACTCCAGAAAGGACAGATAAAAAAACTTGATAAATTTTTTTCATGTGTGAATCTTGAATTGCAAAAATAATAAACCCATGTTGCCCCCGAAACTTCTCCCGATGAATTTAACAAAAGCCACATGTTGTTTTAATAATTCCACATGCCACGGGTTTAATACAAAAAGTTATTGTAAGGGTAACGTATGGCATGGATTTTTTTAACTTCGTTGTAAAGCAATGTTTTAAATTCTTCCAGGTTGATTTTTTGGGTGGCGGAAATAAAAATTGCAGGGGCATTGTTTTTTGCCATCCATGAGTTCTTAAGTTCGGTGGAGATTGTGTCTGGAACAACTGGCGGGCAGGCGTCCACTTTGTTAAAGACCATGATTATTGGTTTATCAAAGGCTTTAATTTCGCGAAGGGTTTGGTTTACAACGGCAATTTGTTCTTCAAAATCAGGGTGCGAAATATCGGCTACATGTAGCAGAAGGTCGGCTTCGGTAACTTCATCCAATGTTGACTTAAAGGACTCCACAAGCCCGTGCGGCAGTTTCCGGATAAAACCTACGGTATCGGTAAGCAGGAAGGGCAAATTATCAATCACCACTTTACGTACAGTGGTGTCGAGGGTGGCAAATAGTTTGTTTTCGGCAAAAATATCGGATTTACTGATAAGGTTCATGAGGGTAGATTTTCCAACATTGGTGTAACCTACCAGCGCCACTCTCACCAACTCGGAGCGGCTTTTCCGTTGTGTGGTTTTTTGTTTATCAATGTGTTTAAGTTTTTCTTTTAGCAGGGCAATTCTGTCGCGGATTACCCTCCGATCGGTTTCAATTTCTTTTTCGCCGGGTCCACGCATACCTAAACCGCCGCGCTGCTTGGTAAGGTGTGTCCACATTCGGGTAAGTCGGGGCAGCAAGTATTGGTATTGGGCAAGTTCCACCTGGGTACGGGCAGTGGAAGTGCGTGCCCGCCTGGCAAAAATGTCGAGGATAAGAGTAGTTCGATCAAGAATTTTGCATTCGAGGCTTTTTTCGAGATTGCGGAGTTGAGAAGGAGTAAGTTCGTCATCGAAAACCACCACGTCCACCGAAGCTGCCTTAGCAAACATGACGATTTCTTCCAGCTTTCCTGAACCTACGTAAGTTCTTCCATCGGGTTTTTCCAGTTTTTGCACAAAACGTTGCAACGCTTGTCCTCCTGCTGTTTGCAACAAAAATTCCAGTTCATTAAGATGTTCCTGCGTTTTTGATTCGTTGCTTTCTGGGGTAACCAACCCCACCAAAATAGCATTTTCAGGAATGATGTTTGTTTCGTCCATGGAGTTTATTGTGCCAGCATGAATCGCAAACTGATTCCGGCGTTAGTAGTTGAATTGGGGTATTGAGTTGAAACAAATGGATTTGTAATCTGTTTTTCAAAAAATGCCCTAATTGTAAGGTTTTGGTTCATAACATAATCAGCCGAAATATTTATTGATGTCAGCTTTTTTCCGGCAGAAATCTGGTCAGAGTCTTCCACCAGCCTGCGAAGTACCGTTTTGTCGTTCCGTATAGAAAGATCGGCTTTGATGTTTAAATCGCTTTTCACCTTGCTTTTCTTGCTTTCGATGCCCAGTGTACGCAACACCAGTTCCATTTCCTTGAAACGGTAACCCAATCCGAAAACCAGTTCGCTCGACGAAATATCGGTCATCTGGTTGTTGGTAAAGCTCATGGCAAGGTTACGGCTACGTTTGTATTCGAAGCGTGTAAGCAAATTGTTAACCCACGTGATGTCAATTCCGAATAGCGGACTGTATTGCTCGGTTATGGTGATAGCATCAATCTGAAATTCGGGAATAAAATTGTTGTTTACATCAAGAGAATCGGCGTAGCCGTTATCGGGATTAACGTGGTATAAAATGTTGGAACGGTAAGATGCAACGGAATAGGTTGAGCGGTACGCATGTGAAATATTTACGTTTTTAACATAATCTTGTAGGAATTCAATCCGGCTTAACCCTCCATAGGTTAGTCGCCAATTAGGTTTGGGGATTCTGGGGAAAGGGGTAAGGGAAACACTTCCCGAATTTTGACCCGAATAAGCTGCAAGAAACGAAGGAATAAGCACTGCGGTAGAAGTGGCTCCGTAACCCACAGGATAACCGAGCGAATCGTATTCGCCGCTCCAGTTCGGGTTTTTGGCAGCCAGCCGTTGAGCAATTTCCATGCGGTAGTTTTTCATTTTTTCAAAGGTTTCCGACTTTTTATCTTCTACATTTTTATCGAAAGATGTATTCCAAACACCGTAAGAAATGGAATAACTGCCAACATCCATCATCGAACTGGTTTCAAACTCCCCTGTTGTGTAATTATACAGATAGTATTCTTGATGGTTGATAGATTCGGTACGGTCGGCGGTGATATCAATCCTGAGGTCGTTAATAGGTTCGGCGGTTGCTTTAAACGAAAGATTTTTTGTCTGTTTGGTGAGATAAGGAGTATTAAGCAAAGAGTCGGTTGAAAACCAGCCGTTTCTTTTTCCAATATCACGTATATTTTCCTGACTTCCAAACACAAAACCTAATCCCGGCGCCATGTCGCTCCAACGATTACCTAAATAATTTGGCTTGGGCATAAA from Lentimicrobiaceae bacterium encodes the following:
- a CDS encoding DUF2179 domain-containing protein → MLPSRASVRLSRQTKVLKVFLTQFVGHFFIFTAVSRHELSMPEEYIHRIDPNAFLTVIGANEILGKGFKSLGEKIPE
- a CDS encoding methylated-DNA--[protein]-cysteine S-methyltransferase; the protein is MDKTYYNSPVGWLEITGNNLGITSIMYSNEPPENIGEIPGCLAPCIQQLQEYFAGARKAFSLTLRPKGTDFQLKVWEELRNIPFGTTISYQSLAKNLGTEKLTRAVGAANGKNPLNIVVPCHRVIGSSGQLVGYGGGLWRKEWLLKHEKQNVSEGLFL
- a CDS encoding glycine--tRNA ligase; the protein is MANNEELFRKIISHAREYGFVFPSSEIYDGLSAVYDYGQNGVELKNNIKNYWWKAMVQNHENIVGLDSAIFMHPTVWKASGHVDAFNDPLIDNRDSKKRYRADVLIEDYLAKIEDKINKEVGKAAKRFGESFDEKMYLATNPRVKEYQGKIDSVRKRFVAALEANDLAEVRQIIIDLEIVCPISGTRNWTDVRQFNLMFATQMGSIGEEASAIYLRPETAQGIFVNYLNVQKTGRMKIPFGIAQIGKAFRNEIVARQFIFRMREFEQMEMQFFVRPGSELEWFEFWKKERLQWHHSLGIPENKYRYHDHDKLAHYANAATDIEFEFPFGFKELEGIHSRTDFDLNAHQQYSGKKIQYFDSELNESYVPYVIETSIGLDRTFLAVLSNAYTEEKLDDGSDRVVMRIPPVLAPIKAAVFPLVNKDGLPEKAREIMDVLKQNFLCAYEEKDTIGRRYRRQDAIGTPYCITVDNQTVEDNTVTIRERDSMQQDRIAIENISAIINLRIKKNR
- a CDS encoding DUF3109 family protein gives rise to the protein MKIIDNSLITEELFTICFSCDLAACKGECCVEGDAGAPLEMEEISIIEDNLEAIKPYMSESGLQAVEKTGVFDYDASGQFVTPLFDGKECAFVYFENEIAFCAIEKAFRLGEIKFIKPISCHLYPIRIKKYNGFDVLNYHRWHICESAVTAGKRNAVSLYRFLKEPLIRKFGEEWYEKLLQSLPATGKK
- the lnt gene encoding apolipoprotein N-acyltransferase is translated as MKKIYQVFLSVLSGVLLTVSWPAGGFPLFLLVALVPLLIIEYYHFSERKINHAFGIFGYAFLSFFIWNLFTTWWIYNSTLVGVIFALLFNTLFLSTIFTLFHITHRLFSRQWVGYLGLILYWTAFEFHHLDWDLSWPWLNLGNGFASYPQWVQWYEYTGALGGSLWILLVNICIFLLYRQWFVQKKCSLLLAGYSLGTLLLAMVPMIFSVIRYNSYTEVQKPVNVLVVQPNINPYTEQYDFPPQEITRRLLQLAATKTDSSVQFIVTPESAIQEYIWENYMNQSKSFDSIRTFLRKFPNTKMVVGLSSRKVFLPGEPPTHTARKFRDADEYYDAYNTAALIDTSVGLQTHHKSKLTPGVEMMPFAKYLTFMESFAIDLGGTVGSLGTDPLQIPFRVGELSIAPIICYESVYGEYVASFVRNGAELIFVITNDGWWGNTPGHRQHLTFSSLRAIETRRSIARSANTGISAFVNQRGDITQATPYWTPAVIKQQINANDTITFYVRYGDFIGRACYYISGILLVLVAAFSITQKRRLKELR
- the hflX gene encoding GTPase HflX; the protein is MDETNIIPENAILVGLVTPESNESKTQEHLNELEFLLQTAGGQALQRFVQKLEKPDGRTYVGSGKLEEIVMFAKAASVDVVVFDDELTPSQLRNLEKSLECKILDRTTLILDIFARRARTSTARTQVELAQYQYLLPRLTRMWTHLTKQRGGLGMRGPGEKEIETDRRVIRDRIALLKEKLKHIDKQKTTQRKSRSELVRVALVGYTNVGKSTLMNLISKSDIFAENKLFATLDTTVRKVVIDNLPFLLTDTVGFIRKLPHGLVESFKSTLDEVTEADLLLHVADISHPDFEEQIAVVNQTLREIKAFDKPIIMVFNKVDACPPVVPDTISTELKNSWMAKNNAPAIFISATQKINLEEFKTLLYNEVKKIHAIRYPYNNFLY